One genomic region from Betaproteobacteria bacterium encodes:
- the thpR gene encoding RNA 2',3'-cyclic phosphodiesterase: MAAGIGDRQALSAGTQRVFFALWPDAGVRADLAQAARRMHRVVHGRRTRDDSIHLTVAFIGEVDVENLPRLLAPPAGVFTSAFLLTLDQWGCWARNGIGWAAPSHIPEPLRDLAANLEGWLRSHGFELEHRAFTPHMTLVRKAQCAPLPDSITPIAWQVNEFALIRSQLASGGVRYRTIRAWPLE, translated from the coding sequence ATGGCGGCGGGCATCGGAGATCGGCAGGCGCTGAGCGCCGGTACGCAAAGAGTCTTCTTCGCCCTGTGGCCGGATGCGGGCGTGCGCGCCGATCTTGCACAGGCCGCGCGACGGATGCATCGCGTCGTACATGGCCGGCGTACTCGCGACGACAGCATTCACCTGACCGTGGCATTCATCGGCGAAGTCGACGTGGAAAATCTTCCGCGCTTGCTGGCACCGCCGGCCGGCGTGTTCACGTCAGCTTTTCTTCTTACGCTGGACCAATGGGGATGCTGGGCGCGCAACGGCATCGGCTGGGCAGCGCCGTCGCACATTCCCGAACCATTGCGCGATCTCGCCGCAAATCTGGAAGGCTGGTTGCGAAGTCACGGATTCGAACTGGAGCATCGCGCCTTCACGCCGCACATGACCCTGGTCAGGAAGGCGCAATGCGCGCCGCTACCGGATTCCATCACGCCCATTGCATGGCAGGTCAACGAATTCGCCCTGATCCGCTCGCAACTGGCGTCGGGTGGCGTGCGCTACCGGACGATTCGCGCCTGGCCGCTGGAGTGA
- the mfd gene encoding transcription-repair coupling factor has protein sequence MQLPHLAPASGARTRLPLLHDSADALALATLLRSARPLLILTETAQDAERLRMELAFFAPELRIFLLPDWETLPYDRFSPHQDLISERLATLYQITHEAFDVAVVPVTTALYRLPPASFIAGHTFFLRQGAKLPAETLRKQLSLAGYTHVTQVVSPGEFCFRGGVIDLFPMGSALPYRIDLFDDEVDSIRTFDVDTQRSIYKVNDVRLLPAREFPSDDAARTAFRVRFREKFEGDPSKSRLYKDVSQGFLPAGIEYYLPLFFDQTATLFDYLPPGTHICLHHAVAEAVRQFWTDTQSRYNLLRGDPDRPLLPPADLFLREDEFFGGLKPFSRIELTSAATTTDPGLPSSTNALPPVAVDRRANNPLSLLTSFCEGFEGRVLLISESLGRRETMLGLLHEYQLRPVVCESWSAFEQSTQPLMLTVGPLHAGFVDPDNRIAIVTENELYPSQVRTRTTRERRVVAEGMLRDLSEVKVGDPVVHLQHGIGRYLGLATMDLGEGETEFLTLEYEAGDKLYVPVSQLAVISRYSGASEEAAPLHKLGSGQWEKARRRAAAQVRDTAAELLNLYAQRALRQGYAFKLKPHDYEGFREGFPFEETADQAAAIDAVLGDMQSGRPMDRLICGDVGFGKTEVALRAAFVAVADGKQVAVLVPTTLLAEQHFQTFSDRFADWPVRIAELSRFRSTKESSTALAGLAEGLVDIAIGTHKLLSRGVKFKNLGLTIIDEEHRFGVRQKEQLKALRAEVDVLTLTATPIPRTLAMSLEGLRDFSVIATAPQRRLAIKTFVSPIGDGLIREAMLRELKRGGQVYFLHNEIDSIRHMEERLTRLLPEARIRIAHGQMPERELELVMRDFYQARFNVLLCTTIIETGIDVPTANTIIMNRADKFGLAQLHQLRGRVGRSHHQAYAYLLTPDEDAVGSQAKKRLDAIQMMEELGSGFYLAMHDLEIRGAGEVLGESQSGEMQEVGFALYAEMLNAAVKSLKAGKEPELSGNFNLGTEINLHTPALLPEAYCADIHERLVLYKRLANCEMLEELEAMHEELIDRFGLPPGPAKCLLETHRLRIASKALGIMRIDAGPETLMLQFIPNPPIDPARIIKLVQSRKNYKLSGPDRLRIEASMPDITVRTAQLRSVMRELS, from the coding sequence ATGCAACTGCCCCACCTCGCCCCCGCCTCGGGAGCGCGCACGAGACTTCCATTACTGCACGATTCCGCCGACGCACTGGCGCTAGCCACGCTTTTGCGCAGTGCCAGACCGCTGCTGATCCTGACCGAGACCGCGCAGGATGCCGAACGCCTGCGCATGGAACTGGCGTTCTTTGCGCCCGAACTGCGGATATTCCTGTTGCCGGACTGGGAAACGCTGCCTTATGACAGGTTTTCGCCGCATCAGGATCTGATTTCGGAGCGTCTCGCCACCCTTTATCAGATCACGCACGAAGCCTTCGACGTTGCCGTGGTGCCGGTCACTACGGCTCTTTACCGGCTGCCCCCCGCCAGTTTCATTGCCGGACACACTTTCTTCCTCAGGCAGGGGGCAAAGCTGCCGGCGGAAACCTTGCGCAAGCAGTTGAGCCTCGCAGGCTATACGCACGTCACCCAGGTCGTCTCTCCGGGCGAATTCTGCTTTCGCGGCGGCGTTATCGATCTGTTTCCGATGGGCAGCGCCCTGCCCTACCGCATCGACCTGTTCGACGACGAAGTGGACAGCATCCGCACATTCGACGTCGACACCCAGCGCAGCATTTACAAAGTCAACGACGTTCGGCTGCTGCCGGCGCGCGAATTTCCCTCCGACGATGCCGCACGCACCGCGTTCCGTGTCCGTTTTCGCGAAAAATTCGAAGGCGACCCGTCCAAGAGCCGGCTCTACAAGGATGTCAGCCAGGGTTTCCTGCCGGCAGGTATCGAGTACTACCTGCCGCTGTTTTTCGATCAGACCGCGACGCTGTTCGATTACCTGCCGCCAGGTACGCACATCTGCTTGCATCACGCCGTGGCCGAGGCCGTGCGGCAATTCTGGACCGACACGCAGTCGCGCTACAACCTGTTGCGCGGCGACCCGGACCGGCCGCTGCTGCCGCCGGCCGATCTGTTCCTGCGGGAAGATGAATTCTTCGGCGGCCTGAAACCTTTTTCCCGCATCGAACTGACCAGTGCCGCCACGACGACAGATCCCGGATTGCCGTCATCGACGAACGCTTTGCCCCCGGTGGCGGTCGATCGCCGTGCGAACAATCCGCTGTCGCTGTTGACTTCGTTCTGCGAAGGCTTCGAGGGTCGCGTGCTACTGATCTCGGAAAGTCTGGGGCGCCGCGAAACCATGCTCGGGCTGCTGCACGAATATCAACTGCGGCCGGTGGTCTGCGAATCCTGGTCGGCGTTCGAGCAATCGACGCAACCGCTGATGTTGACGGTCGGCCCGCTGCATGCGGGGTTCGTCGATCCCGACAACCGCATTGCCATCGTCACCGAGAACGAACTCTATCCATCCCAGGTGCGTACGCGCACGACGCGCGAGCGCCGCGTCGTCGCCGAAGGCATGCTGCGCGATCTTTCCGAGGTCAAGGTCGGCGACCCTGTCGTGCATTTACAGCATGGCATCGGCCGCTACCTCGGGCTCGCCACGATGGACCTTGGCGAAGGAGAAACGGAATTCCTGACCCTCGAATACGAAGCCGGCGACAAACTTTATGTGCCGGTATCGCAGCTTGCCGTGATCAGCCGTTACAGCGGCGCATCGGAAGAAGCGGCACCGCTGCACAAGCTGGGCAGCGGGCAATGGGAAAAGGCCCGCCGCCGAGCCGCCGCGCAGGTTCGCGACACCGCGGCGGAGCTGCTGAATCTCTACGCGCAACGCGCCTTGCGCCAGGGCTACGCCTTCAAGCTGAAACCGCACGATTACGAGGGCTTCCGCGAAGGCTTTCCCTTCGAGGAGACCGCGGACCAGGCGGCGGCGATTGACGCCGTGCTGGGAGACATGCAGAGCGGCCGGCCGATGGACCGGCTGATTTGCGGCGATGTCGGCTTCGGCAAGACCGAGGTGGCGTTGCGCGCCGCGTTCGTCGCCGTTGCCGATGGCAAACAGGTCGCGGTGCTGGTGCCGACCACCTTGCTCGCCGAACAACATTTCCAGACTTTCTCGGACCGCTTTGCCGACTGGCCGGTCAGGATCGCTGAGCTTTCCCGCTTTCGCTCGACCAAAGAGTCCTCTACTGCGCTCGCAGGGTTGGCTGAAGGACTGGTCGATATCGCCATCGGCACGCACAAGCTTCTATCGCGCGGCGTGAAATTCAAGAACCTGGGACTGACCATCATCGACGAGGAACACCGTTTCGGCGTGCGCCAGAAGGAACAGCTCAAGGCCTTGCGTGCGGAGGTGGACGTTCTGACGCTGACTGCGACGCCGATTCCCCGCACCTTGGCGATGTCGCTGGAAGGCCTGCGCGATTTTTCAGTCATCGCCACCGCGCCCCAGCGGCGGCTGGCGATCAAGACTTTCGTTTCCCCGATCGGCGACGGACTCATCCGCGAAGCCATGCTGCGGGAGCTGAAACGCGGCGGCCAGGTGTACTTCCTGCACAACGAGATCGATTCCATCCGTCACATGGAGGAACGCCTGACGAGGTTGCTACCGGAAGCGCGCATCCGTATCGCGCACGGCCAGATGCCGGAGCGTGAACTGGAACTGGTGATGCGGGACTTCTACCAGGCGCGCTTCAATGTCCTGTTGTGCACGACCATCATTGAAACCGGCATCGACGTTCCGACCGCCAACACCATCATCATGAATCGCGCCGACAAGTTCGGCCTGGCGCAACTGCATCAGCTGCGCGGCCGCGTCGGCCGCTCGCACCACCAGGCCTACGCCTACCTCCTGACGCCGGACGAAGATGCGGTCGGCTCCCAAGCGAAGAAGCGACTCGATGCGATCCAGATGATGGAAGAACTGGGGTCCGGATTCTATCTGGCGATGCATGACCTGGAGATCCGCGGAGCCGGCGAAGTGCTCGGTGAATCGCAGAGCGGCGAAATGCAGGAAGTCGGTTTCGCGCTTTACGCCGAAATGCTGAATGCGGCGGTGAAGTCGCTGAAAGCCGGCAAGGAGCCGGAGCTCTCGGGCAATTTCAATCTCGGCACGGAGATCAACCTGCATACGCCTGCGCTGCTGCCGGAAGCCTATTGCGCCGACATCCACGAACGCCTGGTGTTGTACAAGCGCCTCGCCAATTGCGAGATGCTCGAAGAACTGGAAGCGATGCACGAAGAACTGATCGACCGCTTCGGCCTGCCGCCCGGACCGGCCAAGTGCCTGCTGGAAACTCACCGGCTGCGCATTGCGTCGAAAGCTTTAGGCATCATGCGCATCGACGCCGGGCCCGAGACACTGATGCTGCAATTCATCCCCAACCCGCCGATCGACCCGGCCCGGATCATTAAACTGGTGCAGTCACGCAAGAACTACAAACTGAGTGGCCCGGATCGCTTGCGCATCGAAGCGAGCATGCCCGATATCACGGTGCGCACGGCACAGTTGCGATCGGTCATGCGCGAGCTAAGCTAA
- a CDS encoding 2-C-methyl-D-erythritol 4-phosphate cytidylyltransferase, whose translation MSRYLAVIPAAGTGSRMGGTLPKQYLAVGDRPLLYYAIARFCTHPAIDRICVILAPDDRRFETYDWKPFAAKLEPLYMGGDSRAATVLNALEGISGQTNVDDWILVHDAARPCLSAQMLDRLIGEVGEDRSGGLLAVPVADTLKRGDDDRRSIRTESRAGLWQAQTPQMFRYELLLRALRSCDLGQATDEAAAVEALGFKPKLVQSDATNLKVTHAHDLALAELILKNIGVLAAK comes from the coding sequence ATGTCCCGCTATCTTGCCGTCATTCCCGCAGCCGGCACCGGCAGTCGCATGGGTGGAACACTGCCCAAGCAATATCTTGCGGTCGGCGACCGGCCGCTGCTGTATTACGCCATCGCCCGCTTTTGCACTCACCCCGCCATCGATCGCATCTGCGTGATCCTCGCGCCGGACGATCGCCGTTTCGAGACCTATGACTGGAAGCCGTTCGCTGCCAAACTGGAGCCGCTCTACATGGGCGGAGACTCGCGCGCCGCGACGGTGCTCAATGCCCTTGAGGGAATTTCCGGTCAAACCAACGTCGACGACTGGATTTTGGTGCACGATGCCGCACGTCCCTGCCTGAGTGCGCAGATGCTGGATCGGCTTATTGGCGAAGTCGGTGAAGATCGCTCGGGAGGGCTCCTCGCGGTGCCGGTAGCCGATACGCTCAAGCGCGGCGACGACGATCGTCGTTCGATTCGAACCGAGTCCCGCGCCGGACTGTGGCAGGCGCAGACGCCGCAGATGTTCCGCTACGAGTTGCTGCTGCGCGCCTTGCGGTCCTGCGACCTGGGGCAAGCCACCGATGAGGCCGCTGCGGTCGAGGCTCTCGGCTTCAAACCGAAGCTTGTGCAATCCGACGCAACCAACCTCAAAGTCACGCATGCGCACGATCTGGCGCTTGCCGAGTTGATACTGAAGAACATTGGCGTCTTGGCGGCGAAATGA
- a CDS encoding HAMP domain-containing protein gives MNWIPQSLLSRSVLLISALLVLSQLIWFGLYRTYNVRAQSEYLASQIASVISTVSVALETMPASARRKFSEKLPVQQNIRLLPATAWDDEEVPLPESPLLRSISDHLKRDFSGDAQALVMLEDATRALWIKIKVKDQAYWVVFPPESRGSASAWAWTGWSIFGLTLAIAGGYLLMLRVNRPLRALAAAAGEIGAGKTPPPLDENGPTEIRTLSHAFNQMTSNLQQLDTDRAVLLAGISHDLRTPLSRLRLGVEMLDEAQDDGLKPGMIQDIEDMDAIINQFLDFAREGGNEPSRQGEDLNHIVSSVCARFSRSGQSIRTRLGNLPPLTLKPTATQRMVTNLVDNAMRYGGGEIEVTTEHVGDCAVVRVLDRGPGIPDNEFSRVMQPFTRLEASRAGGKGSGLGLAIVERAARMHGGNVKLLGREGGGLEARVELPVVVPKAA, from the coding sequence TCGGAGTATCTGGCCAGCCAGATCGCCAGCGTCATCAGCACCGTCAGCGTCGCGCTGGAAACCATGCCGGCTTCGGCTCGCCGCAAGTTCAGCGAAAAACTGCCCGTCCAACAGAACATCAGATTGCTGCCGGCCACGGCATGGGACGATGAGGAAGTGCCGCTGCCGGAATCGCCGCTGCTGCGCAGTATCAGCGATCATCTCAAGCGCGACTTCTCCGGCGATGCGCAGGCACTGGTCATGCTCGAAGATGCGACCCGCGCGCTATGGATCAAGATCAAGGTCAAGGACCAGGCCTATTGGGTGGTGTTTCCGCCGGAATCGCGCGGTTCGGCTTCGGCCTGGGCGTGGACCGGCTGGAGTATTTTCGGGTTGACGCTGGCGATCGCCGGCGGGTATCTGCTGATGCTGCGGGTCAATCGCCCGTTGCGCGCCCTGGCTGCGGCGGCCGGCGAAATCGGCGCGGGCAAGACACCCCCGCCGCTGGACGAAAACGGTCCGACCGAGATTCGCACGCTGTCGCACGCCTTCAACCAGATGACTTCGAACCTGCAACAGCTTGATACCGATCGCGCCGTTCTGCTTGCCGGCATTTCGCATGACTTGCGCACGCCGCTGTCGCGTCTGCGGCTTGGCGTGGAAATGCTCGATGAAGCACAGGACGACGGATTGAAGCCAGGGATGATCCAGGACATCGAGGACATGGACGCAATCATCAACCAATTTCTGGATTTTGCGCGGGAAGGCGGCAACGAGCCATCGCGGCAGGGCGAAGATCTGAATCACATCGTGTCGAGCGTATGCGCGCGTTTCTCGCGCAGTGGCCAATCGATCCGGACGCGTCTGGGCAACCTGCCACCGCTTACGCTGAAACCGACCGCGACGCAGCGCATGGTTACCAACCTGGTGGACAATGCAATGCGCTATGGCGGTGGCGAAATCGAAGTAACGACCGAACATGTCGGCGACTGCGCGGTGGTGCGGGTACTCGATCGCGGTCCCGGCATTCCGGACAACGAATTCTCGCGGGTCATGCAACCGTTCACGCGCCTGGAGGCTTCGCGCGCCGGCGGCAAAGGTTCGGGTCTGGGACTGGCGATCGTCGAGCGCGCGGCACGCATGCACGGCGGCAACGTGAAACTGCTGGGCCGTGAAGGCGGCGGGCTGGAAGCACGCGTCGAACTGCCGGTTGTCGTTCCCAAAGCTGCCTAG
- a CDS encoding 2-C-methyl-D-erythritol 2,4-cyclodiphosphate synthase, with product MRIGQGFDVHALVTGRALIIGGVTIAFEKGLDGHSDADVLLHAVCDALLGAAALGDIGRHFPDTDSRYKDADSRVLVREVASLLRDGGFHVVNLDSTIIAQAPKMAPHIPAMIANIAADLGIERERVNVKAKTTERLGFTGRGEGIAAEAIALVEWRRASEIGRR from the coding sequence ATGAGAATAGGCCAGGGATTCGACGTTCACGCGCTGGTTACGGGACGCGCGCTGATCATCGGTGGCGTGACGATTGCGTTCGAGAAAGGCCTGGATGGGCACTCTGATGCCGATGTCCTGTTGCATGCGGTGTGCGACGCATTGCTCGGTGCGGCGGCGCTGGGCGATATCGGCCGGCATTTTCCCGACACCGATTCTCGCTACAAAGACGCCGACAGCAGGGTGCTGGTGCGCGAAGTTGCGAGCCTGTTGCGCGATGGCGGTTTTCACGTCGTCAATCTCGATTCCACCATCATTGCGCAGGCGCCGAAGATGGCTCCTCACATTCCGGCAATGATCGCAAACATCGCAGCCGACCTGGGCATAGAGCGCGAACGCGTCAACGTCAAAGCGAAGACGACTGAGAGACTCGGATTTACGGGGCGCGGCGAAGGGATCGCCGCGGAAGCGATTGCACTGGTCGAATGGCGGCGGGCATCGGAGATCGGCAGGCGCTGA